In Halobacterium sp. R2-5, the following are encoded in one genomic region:
- a CDS encoding SDR family oxidoreductase, with product MSDQQLDGKTAVITGASSGIGRTTAERFAEEGANVVVADIQEGPREGGSPTHEVVADQYGVGATYVDCDVSDLDDLEAAVDAADEFGGVDVMVNNAGIFRQQAFTEVGEDEFDRMLDINVKGVYFGSQYAARKMVDSDGGNIINMSSVAGLEGSAGFVTYCTTKGAIRLMTYALAAELGPEDVRVNAIHPGLIETRMTTEDVPIVGGESGESFRQLIPSGRFGRPEEIADAALYLASDRSSYVNGESLVVDGGMTNTG from the coding sequence ATGTCGGACCAGCAACTGGACGGAAAAACGGCCGTGATTACGGGCGCGTCGAGCGGCATCGGGCGAACTACCGCCGAGCGGTTCGCCGAGGAGGGCGCGAACGTCGTCGTCGCCGACATCCAAGAGGGGCCTCGAGAGGGCGGCTCGCCGACCCACGAGGTCGTCGCCGACCAGTACGGTGTCGGCGCGACGTACGTCGACTGCGACGTCTCCGACCTCGACGACCTCGAAGCCGCCGTCGACGCGGCGGACGAGTTCGGCGGCGTCGACGTGATGGTGAACAACGCCGGCATCTTCCGCCAGCAGGCGTTCACCGAGGTCGGCGAGGACGAGTTCGACAGGATGCTGGACATCAACGTGAAGGGCGTCTACTTCGGCTCCCAGTACGCCGCCCGGAAGATGGTCGACAGCGACGGCGGGAACATCATCAACATGTCCAGCGTCGCCGGCCTCGAGGGGAGCGCGGGGTTCGTCACGTACTGCACCACGAAGGGCGCGATCCGCCTGATGACGTACGCGCTCGCCGCCGAACTCGGCCCCGAGGACGTTCGCGTGAACGCGATCCATCCGGGACTCATCGAGACCCGGATGACGACCGAGGACGTCCCCATCGTCGGCGGCGAGAGCGGCGAGTCGTTCCGCCAGCTGATTCCGTCCGGGCGCTTCGGCCGGCCCGAGGAGATCGCCGACGCCGCGCTCTACCTCGCGAGCGACCGCTCGTCGTACGTCAACGGCGAGTCGCTCGTCGTCGACGGCGGCATGACGAACACCGGGTAG
- a CDS encoding fumarylacetoacetate hydrolase family protein: MQYFRVSAADGDRLVVRADRESEAYDVTAAKPGLRTYGDLLAATDVTQTDPDEVVRSLRPDAEPVAGERLDVDAERPLDPQEVWGAGVTYRISEDAREAESGTPDIYVDVYDSERPEIFFKATPSRTVGPGAAVGVRGDSTWDVPEPELALVLYDGEIVGYTVGNDVSSRDIEGANPLYLPQAKVYDRCCAIGPCVASAADVDPGDLDVSLTIERDGESVYDGSTSTAEMVRSYDELASYFRRHNAVPELAVLLTGTTLVPDEEFTLRPGDTTRIEIEGIGVLENSVVEV; this comes from the coding sequence ATGCAGTACTTCAGAGTCAGCGCCGCCGACGGCGACAGGCTCGTCGTCCGGGCGGACCGCGAGTCCGAGGCGTACGACGTGACGGCGGCGAAACCGGGGCTGCGGACGTACGGCGACCTGCTCGCGGCGACAGACGTCACGCAGACCGACCCCGACGAGGTCGTCCGCTCGCTGCGTCCGGACGCCGAACCCGTAGCGGGCGAACGACTCGATGTGGACGCCGAACGCCCGCTCGACCCGCAGGAGGTCTGGGGCGCGGGCGTGACCTACCGCATCAGCGAGGACGCCCGCGAGGCCGAGAGCGGGACGCCGGACATCTACGTCGACGTCTACGACAGCGAGCGCCCGGAGATCTTCTTCAAGGCGACGCCGAGCCGAACAGTCGGCCCGGGAGCGGCCGTCGGCGTCCGCGGCGACTCGACGTGGGACGTCCCCGAGCCGGAGCTCGCGCTCGTGCTCTACGACGGCGAAATTGTGGGATACACCGTCGGCAACGACGTCTCCAGTCGCGACATCGAGGGGGCGAACCCGCTGTACCTCCCGCAGGCGAAGGTGTACGACCGGTGCTGCGCCATCGGCCCCTGCGTCGCGTCCGCGGCGGACGTCGACCCCGGTGACCTCGACGTCTCGCTGACGATCGAGCGCGACGGCGAGAGCGTCTACGACGGCTCCACGTCGACCGCCGAGATGGTGCGCTCGTACGACGAACTCGCCTCGTACTTCCGGCGGCACAACGCCGTTCCCGAACTGGCGGTGCTCCTCACCGGAACGACGCTCGTCCCCGACGAGGAGTTCACGCTCCGGCCCGGAGACACCACGCGCATCGAAATCGAGGGTATCGGCGTCCTCGAGAACTCCGTCGTCGAAGTCTGA
- a CDS encoding IclR family transcriptional regulator: MTEETRVRTVKSVENAFEILEYLRDVNEATVSEVAEYSTLSPGSVHTHLTTLKQRGYVVQDGDEYRLGPLLLPLGEHVRNKSRIYRAAEEEVDRLAEETGECAHLVVEHDGRLVTLYETFGENAVGTEYHTRKREEPISHHHCTAVGKAILSQLDEERVEAIVDRHGMVQRTPQTMTTREELFEDLERVREQGYSVNDEEQMVGIRAVGAPVTTSGGDVLGAISVSGPTSRLNADEAETDLAESVIRASNIAEVNVHTITE; encoded by the coding sequence ATGACAGAGGAAACCCGCGTTCGCACGGTGAAGTCGGTGGAGAACGCCTTCGAGATCCTGGAGTACCTCCGGGACGTCAACGAGGCGACCGTCTCCGAGGTCGCGGAGTACTCGACGCTGTCGCCGGGGTCGGTCCACACGCACCTGACGACGCTCAAGCAGCGCGGCTACGTCGTCCAGGACGGCGACGAGTACCGGCTGGGGCCGCTGCTGCTCCCGCTCGGCGAGCACGTCCGGAACAAGAGCCGCATCTACCGGGCGGCCGAGGAGGAGGTCGACAGGCTCGCCGAGGAGACGGGGGAGTGCGCGCACCTCGTCGTCGAGCACGACGGGCGGCTAGTGACGCTGTACGAGACGTTCGGCGAGAACGCCGTCGGGACGGAGTACCACACGCGGAAGCGCGAGGAGCCGATCTCGCACCACCACTGCACGGCGGTCGGCAAGGCGATACTCTCGCAGCTCGACGAGGAGCGCGTCGAAGCGATCGTCGACCGCCACGGGATGGTTCAGCGGACGCCCCAGACGATGACCACGCGCGAGGAGCTCTTCGAGGACTTAGAGCGGGTGCGCGAGCAGGGGTACTCCGTCAACGACGAGGAGCAGATGGTGGGCATCCGCGCGGTCGGCGCGCCGGTGACGACCAGCGGCGGCGACGTGCTCGGCGCCATCTCGGTCTCCGGGCCGACGAGCCGGCTGAACGCCGACGAGGCCGAGACCGACCTCGCCGAATCGGTCATCCGGGCGTCGAACATCGCCGAGGTGAACGTCCACACCATCACCGAGTGA
- a CDS encoding aldehyde dehydrogenase family protein has protein sequence MTANRQRGLYVDGEWRTDTGDDIESANPADAAEVVGVVAKGDRDTAVEAIDAANDAQDAWRGLSAHDRGAYLHDAADVVESRFDELTELVSREMGKTRGAASGELQRTVDLLNYYAEVARDAGGIAPPSASDDTVAYTTREPWGTAAIITPWNYPIAIPTWKIAPALVAGNAVVFKPASQTPTVAGELVAAFDEAGLPDGVLNFVPGSGSEVGDELTTNDGVDVVSFTGSYEVGSSVEQAAADAGKRVQCEMGGKNPLIVDETADLDLAVDLTVQGGLSGLSGQACTATSRVLVFEDVADDYLDRLLDRVDSLEVGDPLDDVDMGPKSSEAEMDSDLEYIDIAEDEGATLAAGGGRLTGDGYDDGYFVEPTIFTDVDPEMRIAQEEVFGPVVSVIEVSDYEEAVEVANGVDYGLSASICTNRLDRAKEFVGDVETGLVKVNQTTTGVEMQMPFGGRKHSSTETFKEQGRQALDFYTHEKAVYVTHYDGE, from the coding sequence ATGACTGCCAACCGCCAGCGCGGCCTCTACGTCGACGGGGAGTGGCGCACCGACACCGGCGATGACATCGAGAGCGCGAACCCGGCCGACGCCGCGGAAGTCGTCGGCGTCGTCGCGAAGGGCGACAGGGACACCGCGGTCGAAGCCATCGACGCCGCGAACGACGCACAGGACGCGTGGCGCGGCCTCTCCGCACACGACCGCGGAGCGTACCTCCACGACGCCGCCGACGTCGTCGAGTCCCGGTTCGACGAGCTGACCGAACTCGTCTCCCGCGAGATGGGCAAGACCAGGGGCGCGGCGAGCGGCGAACTCCAGCGCACCGTCGACCTGCTCAACTACTACGCCGAGGTCGCACGGGACGCGGGCGGCATCGCGCCGCCGAGCGCGAGCGACGACACGGTCGCGTACACCACCCGCGAGCCGTGGGGGACGGCCGCGATAATCACGCCGTGGAACTACCCCATCGCGATTCCGACGTGGAAGATCGCGCCCGCGCTCGTCGCCGGCAACGCGGTCGTGTTCAAGCCCGCCTCGCAGACGCCGACGGTCGCCGGCGAACTCGTCGCGGCGTTCGACGAGGCCGGCCTCCCGGACGGCGTGCTGAACTTCGTCCCGGGGTCGGGCAGCGAGGTCGGTGACGAACTCACGACGAACGACGGCGTCGACGTCGTCTCGTTCACCGGGAGCTACGAGGTCGGCAGCAGCGTCGAGCAGGCCGCCGCGGACGCCGGCAAGCGCGTGCAGTGCGAGATGGGCGGGAAGAACCCCCTGATCGTCGACGAGACCGCGGACCTCGACCTCGCCGTCGACCTCACCGTACAGGGCGGACTCAGCGGGCTCTCCGGGCAGGCGTGCACGGCGACGAGCCGCGTGCTCGTCTTCGAGGACGTCGCCGACGACTACCTCGACCGCCTGCTCGACCGCGTCGACTCCCTCGAAGTCGGTGACCCCCTGGACGACGTTGACATGGGTCCGAAGTCCTCGGAGGCCGAGATGGACAGCGACCTCGAGTACATCGACATCGCGGAGGACGAGGGCGCGACGCTCGCGGCGGGCGGCGGGCGCCTCACCGGCGACGGCTACGACGACGGCTACTTCGTCGAGCCGACCATCTTCACGGACGTCGACCCCGAGATGCGCATCGCCCAGGAGGAGGTGTTCGGTCCCGTCGTCTCCGTCATCGAAGTCTCGGACTACGAGGAGGCCGTGGAGGTCGCGAACGGCGTCGACTACGGCCTCTCGGCGTCCATCTGCACGAACCGCCTCGACCGCGCCAAGGAGTTCGTCGGCGACGTCGAGACCGGCCTCGTGAAGGTCAACCAGACGACCACGGGCGTCGAGATGCAGATGCCGTTCGGCGGCCGCAAGCACTCCAGCACGGAGACGTTCAAAGAACAGGGTCGGCAGGCGCTGGACTTCTACACCCACGAGAAGGCCGTCTACGTCACGCACTACGACGGCGAATAG
- a CDS encoding SDR family oxidoreductase gives MTDGSASSPVTVEGKRAVVIGGTSGIGRAIALGFAADGADVVASSRTASAVEETAAELRERGAETVVETCDVTDRESLVELRERTVEELGGVDVLVASPSAIAREPIASVSESDWGHVLDVQLTGVHRACQVFQSAMDSGSIVTISSMGATLAMPETAAYSAAKGGTDSYTRVAAKEFGPEIRVNAIRPGFILTPQTADAYAEGTERRRAVEAKTETGRIGEPEELVGAAIYLASDAASYTTGEVLTVDGGFANSAFDE, from the coding sequence ATGACTGACGGGAGCGCCAGCAGTCCGGTGACGGTCGAGGGGAAGCGAGCGGTCGTCATCGGAGGGACGAGCGGCATCGGCCGTGCCATCGCGCTCGGGTTCGCCGCGGACGGCGCCGACGTCGTGGCATCGAGCCGGACAGCGTCCGCGGTCGAGGAGACGGCCGCGGAACTCCGCGAGCGCGGTGCCGAGACGGTCGTCGAGACCTGCGACGTGACCGACCGCGAGTCCCTGGTCGAACTGCGCGAGCGCACCGTCGAGGAACTGGGCGGCGTGGACGTGCTGGTCGCGTCCCCGAGCGCCATCGCCCGGGAACCCATCGCGTCGGTCTCCGAGAGCGACTGGGGCCACGTCCTCGACGTCCAGTTGACGGGCGTCCACCGCGCGTGCCAGGTGTTCCAGTCCGCGATGGACTCCGGAAGCATCGTGACCATCTCCTCGATGGGCGCGACGCTCGCGATGCCCGAAACCGCGGCGTACTCCGCGGCGAAGGGCGGCACCGACTCGTACACGCGCGTCGCCGCCAAGGAGTTCGGCCCGGAGATCCGTGTGAACGCGATTCGACCCGGGTTCATCCTGACACCCCAGACCGCCGACGCGTACGCCGAGGGCACCGAGCGCCGCCGGGCGGTCGAAGCGAAGACCGAGACTGGGCGCATCGGTGAGCCAGAGGAGCTCGTCGGCGCCGCCATCTACCTCGCCAGCGACGCCGCGTCCTATACTACGGGCGAGGTGCTCACCGTCGACGGCGGGTTCGCCAACAGCGCCTTCGACGAGTAG
- a CDS encoding SDR family oxidoreductase — protein MDLQLQGDAALVTASSSGLGKASARALAQEGANVVMNSRDEARLQAAVEDVREDADGDVVGQVGDLTEPSDIEALVERTVEEFGTVDHLVTNAGGPPSGPFLEKTEGDWYDAYDLLVMSVVRLVHEAAESLQDGGGTIVNIASSSVKEAIDGLVLSNSVRMSVIGLEKTLSKELAPDVRANAVLPGVHETPRVEEVIEQGVERGDYEDYQDGLEDHRTGIPVGRTGDPMELGRTVAFLSSPQAGYINGETVTIDGGAGSSNL, from the coding sequence ATGGACTTGCAACTCCAGGGCGACGCAGCACTGGTAACGGCGTCGAGCAGCGGCCTCGGGAAGGCGTCCGCGAGGGCGCTCGCACAGGAGGGCGCGAACGTCGTGATGAACAGCCGCGACGAGGCCCGCCTCCAGGCAGCCGTCGAAGACGTCCGCGAGGACGCCGACGGCGACGTCGTCGGCCAGGTGGGCGACCTCACCGAGCCTTCGGACATCGAGGCGCTCGTCGAGCGAACGGTCGAGGAGTTCGGGACCGTCGACCACCTCGTGACGAACGCCGGCGGCCCGCCGAGCGGGCCGTTCCTCGAGAAGACGGAGGGCGACTGGTACGACGCCTACGACCTGCTCGTGATGAGCGTCGTCCGCCTCGTCCACGAGGCTGCCGAGTCCCTCCAGGACGGCGGCGGCACCATCGTCAACATCGCGTCCAGCAGCGTGAAGGAAGCCATCGACGGCCTCGTCCTCTCGAACTCCGTCCGCATGAGTGTCATCGGCCTCGAGAAGACGCTCTCGAAGGAACTCGCGCCCGACGTGCGCGCGAACGCCGTGCTCCCGGGGGTCCACGAGACGCCGCGCGTCGAGGAAGTCATCGAGCAGGGCGTCGAGCGCGGCGACTACGAGGACTATCAGGACGGCCTCGAAGACCACCGGACCGGGATTCCCGTCGGACGGACGGGCGACCCGATGGAGCTCGGGCGCACCGTCGCGTTCCTCTCGTCGCCGCAGGCCGGCTACATCAACGGCGAGACGGTGACCATCGACGGCGGAGCGGGCTCGTCGAACCTCTGA
- a CDS encoding iron-containing alcohol dehydrogenase: MLDGLASRSSTYDVQSPDRIAYGFDATAELTAFAADADSALVVSDENIVGAGVTDPVVAALEDAGASVDFFTDVKPEPKLSMVEDAADVLRDGGHDVVVGVGGGSVLDTAKLSSALAEHDVPITDTLGMGNVPGAGRPLALVPTTAGTGSEVTHIGVFSDSEGVKRVVYDAALFADLAVVDPELTRSLPKPVAAATGLDALTHAVESYVSTLRTPYSDILAREAIRMIGSNLRGAVLQGGNNDEARYQMSLAATVAGQAFVNSGLGAVHALTYPLGSEYGVGHGRANAMLLPHVMEYNVPAETERFADVADLLGADAEGSTLDRAYASVDAVFELTEDVGIPTSIGHLGDLDEAELESFTDIAFEYSQHNIDRNPRDLDRDDVVQIYRNAL; encoded by the coding sequence ATGCTCGATGGGTTAGCCTCCCGCAGCAGCACCTACGACGTCCAGAGTCCAGACCGCATCGCGTACGGGTTCGACGCCACCGCGGAGCTGACGGCGTTCGCCGCCGACGCCGACAGCGCGCTCGTCGTCTCCGACGAGAACATCGTCGGCGCGGGCGTGACCGACCCGGTCGTCGCGGCGCTGGAGGACGCCGGCGCCTCAGTCGACTTCTTCACCGACGTGAAGCCCGAGCCGAAGCTCTCGATGGTCGAGGACGCCGCGGACGTGCTCCGAGACGGTGGCCACGACGTCGTGGTAGGGGTGGGCGGCGGGAGCGTCCTCGACACGGCGAAGCTCTCCTCCGCGCTCGCGGAGCACGACGTCCCCATCACGGACACGCTCGGGATGGGTAACGTCCCCGGCGCGGGCCGCCCGCTCGCGCTCGTCCCGACGACCGCCGGCACCGGCAGCGAGGTGACGCACATCGGCGTGTTCTCCGACAGCGAGGGCGTCAAGCGCGTCGTCTACGACGCGGCGCTGTTCGCGGACCTCGCCGTCGTCGACCCCGAACTCACGCGCTCGCTGCCGAAGCCGGTCGCCGCCGCGACGGGCCTGGACGCGCTCACGCACGCCGTCGAGAGCTACGTCTCCACGCTGCGGACGCCGTACTCGGACATCCTCGCGCGGGAAGCCATCCGGATGATCGGCTCGAACCTCCGCGGCGCGGTCCTCCAGGGCGGGAACAACGACGAGGCGCGCTACCAGATGAGCCTCGCAGCCACGGTCGCCGGCCAGGCGTTCGTGAACTCCGGGCTCGGCGCTGTCCACGCGCTCACGTACCCGCTGGGCTCCGAGTACGGCGTCGGCCACGGCCGCGCGAACGCGATGCTGCTCCCGCACGTGATGGAGTACAACGTCCCCGCCGAGACCGAGCGCTTCGCGGACGTCGCCGACCTGCTCGGCGCGGACGCCGAGGGGTCGACGCTCGACCGGGCGTACGCGAGCGTCGACGCCGTCTTCGAGCTCACCGAGGACGTCGGCATCCCGACCTCCATCGGCCACCTCGGCGACCTCGACGAGGCGGAACTGGAGTCGTTCACGGACATCGCCTTCGAGTACTCCCAGCACAACATCGACCGCAACCCCCGCGACCTCGACCGCGACGACGTCGTGCAGATCTACCGGAACGCGCTGTAA